Sequence from the Eleutherodactylus coqui strain aEleCoq1 chromosome 13, aEleCoq1.hap1, whole genome shotgun sequence genome:
ttccccaacatctgccatcTGACCAAAAGTTAAGATCCATGCCCATTAGATTGTCAATTTTGGCAGAATTTTTGGACTTTTTTGTAAAGTGTATGGGCACTTGCCAGATAACTTATATGATCTGTATACTACAGTATAGTAGTAAACATATCTGATTCTAACCATATCTCCTAGATGCCTTTGCTGTATGAACACAGAGGTGAATGTTTTTGATTTGCTAATTCGTGCTCGTTACTACCAGAAGACTGTAAATCTGCTCATCAGTACCAGTAATGAAAGGTGATATTGATTACAGGGTAATTAGCAGTGAACTGGTTCAGGCATGTTGTTAACCCTCTATGTCTGTCACTTCCATTGAAACAACCTCACTTTATAGGGTATCTATTTATTACATGTACACTGCCAATGACAGATCAAGAAATATACAATATTCTCAGATTCCAGCTGCTTTGGCTGAAATCATGAACATGCTTGGCACTTCGTAGGTTCATTCAGAAGCTCAAGTGGGCATTTTAATTAGCACACATGCCACATTACACCATAATCAATAAATGGCAGGATAGCTTAACATTACACACATGACGTTATAATCAATAGCTGCCCAGAGAGTTCAACAGAGCAGGCATACCAGGAAACAACTCATGGTCACACCACCATGAGGTCAATTTCCATTCTTCAGGAAGTATAGGGAAATAATGGAGCTACTCTAGTGAACTAGGAGACCAAATTCATGTGACTAAACGTGAGGAATGGTTATAAATAAAATAGAAGTTAAGGGTGTTGCCAGCCCAGAATACGCCACAAACATGGATGGGCATGTCGACATAGGCACGGAAGAAAGCAACTGGGTAGGTGGCACAGCTCCTTTCACGAATTATGCTCAAGACCAAGGTTACAAGCCTGACTCCTCTTTATTAAACAGAACCAGCAGAGATATGTGTTTTGGGACATAGCCCCTTCCTCAGATAAGCTGGACAGAACATAGGTCTGGAATGGTAGATAACCCACATGTGTTTCAAGGCAACCTGTCTGATCCTCGCCCATCAAATGTGTCTAGATGAGCTATCATTCCATGAGCCACATTCTATCCAGCTTATCTAAGGAATGGGGTGTGTCCCCAAAACATGTCATGCACTGGTTTTATTGTTAACTAAAGAGGATTCAGGTTTATAAATTTGGTCTCATACATTATTCATCAAAGGGCTGTGCCACTTACCCAATCGTCTACTTTCCTCCTTGCCAATCTCTATTTTGGTATCAGATGTCTGCTGGTTGGATGTGTCCAGGACTCTGGTCACAAATTTTGATTGAGGAAGCACTTGTGTCCTTAGTGAGAGGGCGAAACGTTGTCCGGATTTTGCCTCTTTTGGGCTGCCGCTCCATTTGCTTTTGGGAAGATTTGTAATGTAATATCCTGGGCACAGAAGGGTCTCCTGGTGCTTGGTTCAGTGACATGTTAAAAATAGAGACTATCCTTTCTCTATAGCTATTCCTAAACCGCTTTGCTGATCTGTACAGGTTGCCTACAAAGCAATAGCATAATGGGTTGAGAGTAGAATTGGTAAGACCAAGCCACTGGGCAAATGGCCTCACCTGAAGGATCCAGTCATGTTTGAGATGTGCCAATCCTTCAACAGATGGCTTATAGGACATGTTGATGTCAATCCAGATGTCTACTACATAGAGGGGCAGCCAAGACAATGTAAAGAGAAGCACCAATGCCACCACCATCTTGGCAATTTTCTTTCGAGCCTTCAGTCTGGACCCAGACACGGACCAACTGTTATTGTCAAtgacagtgtcatttgtccccCAGAGTTTGCGACTTGTAAGAAAGCAGATAAGTAGGTTAAATAAAACAGGAAAGCCATACAGAGCACAGAAGAGAAGAAAGTTGTAGAGGAGTTTCATGTTTATACTGGGCCAACTTTCTGTACAGACCACAACTGCCAGTTTTCCTGGAAAAAGGACCAAGTTCTGGGTCCTGTTCATGAACAACAGAGGAACACAGAGTCCAGAAGAGAATAGCCACACCACCATGATCATGATCCCTATTCTTCTGGAGGTGAAGAAAGTCCTGGCATGCAAGGGACTGTGCACACTGTAATACCTGTTCAGGCTGATCACAGCCAAGGTGAGCACACTAGCAGACACTGACACAGCCTGGACAAAGGGCACTGCCCTGCACAAGAAGTCTCCAAACACCCAAGCATTGTGCACCTGGTGGCCAAGATTGATTGGCATACAAATGCATATGACcatcatgtcacacacagctaaaTTAACAAGAAGATCCCTGGTCCCAGAAACACCAGAAAAGCgacctcttctcctcctccttgccCCCAGCACTCTCAATGCCATGATGTTACCTGCTAAGCCAGCTAGGAAGGAGGCAGAGTACATGACCACCAATATAATCGTTCCTGGCTCATGTGCAGAGAGAAGGACGCTGCTGGAGAAAGGAGAGGACTTCCAAAGACTGTCATTTCCAAGAGACAGGTAGCCAAACAGGGAGACATTCCATGGGAGCAGCTCCCCCAGGCTGTGATGGAGATCTACAGTGCTCATCTTGAAGGGTCATTCATAAAGACTTAGATCCAGCTGGAGAGATCTCAGACTCCTCATCATCTCTCTGGCTGGAGGGCAGCTCATCCTCTGCTCTGTCCGCAGCCGCGACTCTGCGCACGATGTGCGGCGCTGGAGAATGCGGAGCTGTCCGGGGATCGGTGCTGAAGCAGACAAGTGCGGGAGCGCCGGCACCAGCCGCTTTATGAGCCGAGACTGAGTGACAGCACCAAGAGGCAGGACCGTGCGCTGCTCGGTGGGCACTGTGCCCCTAACCTGTGTCTGCGCCCTGGGCTAGGAAACCAGACGTGCTGAAGACAATGGCAAGGAATCCACTAAAGGTCAAGACTGTTATGCAAAATGGTATTTAATTAGAAACATCAAAGATGTTATTAGGAAGGAGATCTGATAGTAGTTTGGGTTCTGAAGATAGATAAGACTGCATGGACagatgagagagagaaaaggaaatagatagatagatagatagatagatagatagatagatagatagatagatagatagataggagactgATAGATAAATTGATCATAGATAGGAGATGATAGATAAATCATAGATAACAGACTGATAGATACATTGATCACAGACCATGCATAAGAAATAATAAATAGAatgagatagattatagataagAGACGAATAAATAAACTGATAAGAGGTGATAGATAAATTGATCATAGATAAGAGACTGATAAATACATTAATGATAGATCAAACATaagaaatagatggatagatagataaatagatagataggagataggagactGATATATAAATTGATCACAGATCTTGcctaatagataataaatagaaTGAAATAGATAGATCAAAGATAAACCACTGATAGATATATTGATCATAGATAAGAGATCATAGATAGATtagttagatagatggatagattatAGCTAGATAAATTGATCATAGATCacggatgatagatagatagatagatagataggagatagatagatagatagatagataggagatagatagatagataatggataagAGACTGATAGATAAATTGATGATAGATAAAGTTATCATAGATCATGCATAAGAGAGGATAGATAgaattggatagatagatagatagtagataagaGACTGCTACATAAATTGATCATAGATAGGAGATGATAAATAAATCATAGATAAGAGACTAATAGATACATTGATCACAGACCATGCATAAGAAATCATAAATAGAatgagatagattatagataagAGACTAATATATAAATTGATAAGAGATGATAGATGAATTGATTGTAGTTTAGAGACTGGTTGATAAATTGATCATAGATCATGAATGAGATAAatagaatgagatagatagatcaaagATAAGAGACTGATAGATAAATTGATCATAGATGATGCCTAATTGATAGAATGAGAAAGAAAGATCATGGATAAGAGACTGGTGGATTTATTGATCATAGATAAGAGATAATCAATAGATTGATCATAGATAGAtgtcagatagatggatagattatagatagataaacTGATCATAGATTATGTATAAGAGATGATAGAAAGATACAAATGGTGCAGAATCTCACTGGCTGCCACAGAATATTATAATTAAGGGCTCATGTATGATAAAAGTGCTGTTGAACTTCCAACCTATTGTCTCTTTTCAGGCTGTTTACTTGTATTTGTTCAAAACCAAATAAAAGCTTTTGAAACTGAAGTACATTTGCCTTTACCTGCACTTTTCAGTGTGTGAAAGTAGTATATGCAATGGCCTCAAATGCATTGATCAGTCATTTATATGTTATCCAGCCACTGCCACAACTAGTTATGCACAAATTACCCAAGTATGTACCCCATTTAATAGCTGGATCCACCACAGGTACTATATACCTGAGTTCTAGtatataaatatacagaaaaatctACAAGGATGTAATTACCAGAAAATCAGGCACAGCAGCTGAGAGGGAGGAGGGCACCTTCACTTTTGAAAGTGCTTCAGAAGTGATGGGTAGTAGTACGTAATGTGCATATTAGAAGAAAAGAGAGATGTGTGTGAAGGTGAATGTGGATGAAGCAAGGAATAATAGACACAGTGGATGGTGATCAGGGCAAGTATATGGAGTAAGTAGAACAGACTGGCCAATTAGCATATAGCTGCCTCCCCAGCTATCACAATGTTTTCTCCAACTTGATCAACAGTAATGCTCCCTCAGTGCTACTGACAGCCATGCACAAAGGGCTACATCTTCCGCTTCTCACTTTCTTGTGCCAATGAGAGATCAGTGAATCTGCTCCGGTGGCTGAATTGTAGCTTTGTTTTAGAGATGTTTAACAGCATAGGGAGCAGAGGCTGTGGTTGCTCTAATAGGGTTTGGGGACTGACGCATGTGGCAGGTACTTTTTAAGAGCACTTTATGGATTGTACCCACTGGTGAAGCACTATGGCTGGTACTTTTGGGCACTCAGTAATGTTATGgactgttatggggcactgtgggtaGATTTCTAATGTGACTAACACTTTTTGGAGCTCTAAGGCAGCTTTATAACTATAGCTGACCCCATCAGGGGCACTAGAGAGGTGCACatttttgatagatagatagatagatagatagatagatagatgataggaaCTCTGGATTTGATATATCATATAGCAATTGTGTATACGAAAAGCTTTTATTATCTTGGATAACAATTCCCCAGGACCTAGCATTGAATTATTGCCCATGAAATGTGTCATTCAGACCCTATTACATAGCTAGAAGGCAAAGAAAAAAACAGTCCAGTATTTATCATGTTCACAAATACCTCATCAATCAATTCACACTTACACTAGAGGCCATTTAATTTCTCACTTACAGCTGAGTATCTCAAGCCCACTCATTCAAAATTAACTGACAACAGCCACTTTTACCATCTGTTTTATGTTTCTGCAGCCGCCTGTCATCCTGTCATAGCAACACATGAATGATTGATTTGATTTCATAATATTTCCCTCTGCTTGCCATTCCTTTATTACACCAAGAGAGTTGTGTTCACTTTCAAGAGAGGCTTTAACTAGCTTTTGTTATAGTGCACAAAGAAAGGACATCTGGACTTTATAGTAAGAAAAAGAGAAATGGACAGTAAATGGTTCCACATTCATTCAAAAGGATCGTATGCAGGACAACAGTAGGGGGTGAAAGGAACAAACCCCCCTTACTCAAGCAATTTAGAACAGAGCAAGGTCTCTCATAATCAGATTTGTCCAATGCACTGTATAATTATAGTAACCCTATTGCAGAATGAATATCGCCCTAATCATGGCTTTGGGGTAAAAGAAAAATTCAAGTTCTATGATTTTTGCAGGTGGTTTCAATCTGTTACATTGTAGGATCAAATAAGCATAAAAATCCAAAATTGTATATGTAAAAATGATACGAATAAAGGCCTATCAGTCATAATAAAACCACAAAAATTCActccaacagaataaaaaaagaaaacttatAATACTTTTTTGCAGtagtttttatttgcattttgcaatACAATAGTGATAATATTATTGATCTAGTGTTGACATATCCATCAGTACTTTACAGGTCAATGATAAACATGACTTTAAATGTCAACATAAGAGAAATAAGGTGGCAACAAGATGACTAATAGACAGGGTTGCAGTATGCACCATTATCAGCAAAAATTACACATGCATGTAAgaggggcgggaaggggggatGACAAATTAATTCAGATCAAAGTGGTTGTAACTGGAATAGTGGAATCATTCTTCCCCCTTACCTGGCCAAAAGTTATGACCATTTAACCAGCATGAGTAGCAAATTACTGAAAAAAGCCAGAGATAACCGCAGGTAACGCGGTGATACATGTGGGGCTGGGGTTATTACTACAGGCATAGATGGATTTGCCTACATTCACGTTTTGGAGTAGGCATGGTGTTTAGGACTACTTTTGCTACTTTCTAATACCATGTCATTCTATTCCATTTGGGACCTTTTAATTCCAATTATTTTCTGCACTTGCTCTTTATTATATTTTCTTGTCCCATTTCATTGGACTGTATGTGCACTTTGGTTATTATACTGTGCTGGTCTTGCTAGGAGGTTTGTTTCTATCCTTGTAAGTTGCCTGTAGTGACTGTTTGCTTTATTGTAGCATAAACAATGAGTCTTTGAACTGAAGTGTTTTTAATGAGTATATATGTTTATTTTCTGATGAAGGGTTGTTCATTTTATTTTGGGTGTGCTTTATTTGTTGGATGCGATTTCTTGTTGTTATCTCATGGCCATGTTCACATCTTTTTTCGCACCGCTCTTTTCCTCATATTTGTGGTGCCCATCTGTTTTGGATTATGATCTACTAACCCTGCACACTTAGTGCAGTAGTGTCTACCAAATGACCCCTCAAAGTACGAATTAAGGACTCATCCTCACttgtaagggtggctttacacagcgTAAACAGTACAAGACTGGTGGATgagatttctaaaatctcctGCACATAGAGcgggaaatttctgcaacaaatccacagtatggctggattcacacagggcggatttgcagtggaatttcactgcggcaaatccacctgctgCCGCTAATGCCGGGATTggctagccatgtggacgagttttgtcaaaaatctcatccacatggggtgGACAATCCGTCGCGATAAAGCCGGCATTAGCCGGCACTGTGACCCGGATTCtcgggacgcagcatgtccatttattttttttttcgttgcggccttgctcctctctatgggagagctggccacaacagaaaagcatgcagtgaagctgctccaaaactcatggctaagtgccatgggttttggagCTACATttatcctgcggaaatcttgagttttttcgctgcggcaaaaccgcgagatttgtgctgcagatttcaacccttgaaGTCTGAAATGCAAGGGTTAATTCTGCAGCAGCTCTGGAAGGAAGACTGCAACCAAATGCACACTATTTAGATGTATATTTGGCCACTGTAGATTTCCAGTGGATTTGCTTTGGGTTTTCTGCTGTCAAAAACCCACAGCAGATACATGATGTATGAAGCTGTCCTAAGACTCCACTTTTCAGGAGGTTGGACTGCCAAGACATGAATTACATGTTCTGCTGAATGGCTCAGAGTGTCAGAGCTTGAACCCATGACCTCCTGTCCTCCA
This genomic interval carries:
- the LOC136587400 gene encoding QRFP-like peptide receptor, which encodes MSTVDLHHSLGELLPWNVSLFGYLSLGNDSLWKSSPFSSSVLLSAHEPGTIILVVMYSASFLAGLAGNIMALRVLGARRRRRGRFSGVSGTRDLLVNLAVCDMMVICICMPINLGHQVHNAWVFGDFLCRAVPFVQAVSVSASVLTLAVISLNRYYSVHSPLHARTFFTSRRIGIMIMVVWLFSSGLCVPLLFMNRTQNLVLFPGKLAVVVCTESWPSINMKLLYNFLLFCALYGFPVLFNLLICFLTSRKLWGTNDTVIDNNSWSVSGSRLKARKKIAKMVVALVLLFTLSWLPLYVVDIWIDINMSYKPSVEGLAHLKHDWILQVRPFAQWLGLTNSTLNPLCYCFVGNLYRSAKRFRNSYRERIVSIFNMSLNQAPGDPSVPRILHYKSSQKQMERQPKRGKIRTTFRPLTKDTSASSIKICDQSPGHIQPADI